From a single Pyxicephalus adspersus chromosome 11, UCB_Pads_2.0, whole genome shotgun sequence genomic region:
- the RPL28 gene encoding large ribosomal subunit protein eL28, producing the protein MSAHLQWMIIRNCSSFLIKRNNQVYSTEPNNLKARNSFRYNGLIHKKTVGIEPAADGKGIVVVLKKRAGQRKPATSYEKISINKNARATLNSVRHIISKNKYRRDLRMAALRRASAILRSQKPVVVKKKRTRAAKTA; encoded by the exons ATGTCTGCTCACTTGCAATGGATGATCATCAGGAACTGCTCCAGTTTCCTCATTAAGAGAAACAATCAGGTGTACAGCACT gagCCAAACAACCTGAAGGCCAGGAACTCCTTCCGCTACAATGGGCTGATTCACAAGAAAACAGTTGGTATTGAGCCTGCTGCTGACGGAAAGGGGATTGTTGTGGTCTTGAAGAAACGTGCTG gcCAGCGCAAACCTGCTACATCATACGAGAAAATCTCAATTAACAAAAATGCCCGTGCAACCCTCAACAGCGTGCGCCACATTATCAGCAAGAATAAGTACAGGAGGGACCTTCGTATG gctgctCTTCGTCGTGCCAGTGCTATTCTGAGAAGTCAAAAGCCAGTTGTGGTGAAAAAGAAGCGCACCCGGGCTGCCAAGACAGCATAA